The proteins below come from a single Halostagnicola larsenii XH-48 genomic window:
- the dpsA gene encoding DNA starvation/stationary phase protection protein DpsA: MSTQKTVRQQADHVEENELRLDREKAEQVVDALNTELANAYVLYHQLKKHHWVVEGAEFLDLHVFLEEAYEHAEEGADEMAERAQALGGVPVSGPTNLEERATVEFEGEDVYDVRTMFQNDLEMYGDIIESMRDSIELAENLGDYATAEILREILVEVEDDGHHFEHYLEDDTLVLEEATH, encoded by the coding sequence ATGAGCACCCAAAAGACCGTCCGACAGCAGGCAGATCACGTCGAGGAGAACGAACTTCGCCTTGACCGTGAAAAGGCCGAACAGGTCGTCGACGCGTTGAACACGGAACTTGCGAACGCGTACGTCCTGTATCACCAGCTCAAGAAACACCACTGGGTCGTCGAGGGTGCGGAGTTCCTCGACCTCCACGTGTTCCTCGAGGAAGCCTACGAACACGCCGAAGAGGGCGCAGACGAGATGGCAGAGCGCGCACAGGCCCTCGGCGGCGTTCCGGTATCGGGCCCGACGAACCTCGAAGAGCGTGCGACCGTCGAGTTCGAGGGCGAGGACGTCTACGACGTCCGAACGATGTTCCAGAACGACCTCGAGATGTACGGAGACATCATCGAGTCGATGCGCGATAGCATCGAACTCGCGGAAAACCTCGGCGACTACGCGACGGCCGAGATCCTCCGAGAGATCTTAGTCGAGGTCGAGGACGACGGCCACCACTTCGAACACTACCTCGAGGACGACACGCTGGTCCTCGAAGAAGCGACCCACTGA
- the purD gene encoding phosphoribosylamine--glycine ligase yields MREHVLLIGGGGREHAIARELAASEAKLSACAGNRNPGIARLAAEFETLETTDPAAVAEYAEAIDATIAVVGPEAPLDAGVSDALEDVGVYAFGPKQADAKIETDKAFQRRFMAENDIPGCPDFETFEDMDAACAFVDEYDGDLAIKPAGLTGGKGVKVIGDQVTVEEGKAYIRDSDYDRIVLEERLIGEEFTVQAFVANGGLETAPAVQDHKRAYEGDEGPNTGGMGSYTDATFELPFMTESDYDEAVEIIEATVDALEDYRGILYGQFMLTAEGPKVIEFNARFGDPEAMNTLPVLETDFLDVLVAARDGQQPPALEFAEQATVCKYAVPEGYPTDPSAGTKVQVDEESAGDALLYYASVEERSSSGNQNSESSDDVDEREDGIYTTTSRSFALVGVADSISEAEEIAEDALAVAGEEGLHMRHDIGKADLVQQRIDHVAELRSE; encoded by the coding sequence ATGCGCGAACACGTGTTGCTGATCGGCGGCGGCGGGCGCGAACACGCGATCGCTCGCGAACTCGCGGCCAGCGAGGCAAAACTATCCGCCTGCGCGGGGAACAGGAACCCGGGTATCGCTCGGCTCGCAGCCGAGTTCGAGACGCTCGAGACGACTGACCCGGCGGCGGTCGCGGAGTACGCCGAAGCGATCGATGCAACTATCGCCGTCGTCGGCCCCGAAGCGCCCCTCGACGCGGGCGTTTCGGACGCCCTCGAGGACGTTGGCGTCTACGCCTTCGGCCCGAAACAGGCCGACGCGAAAATCGAGACGGACAAAGCCTTCCAGCGCCGGTTCATGGCGGAAAACGACATTCCCGGCTGTCCCGACTTCGAGACGTTCGAGGACATGGACGCCGCGTGTGCGTTCGTCGACGAGTACGACGGCGACCTCGCGATCAAGCCCGCCGGCCTCACGGGCGGGAAAGGCGTGAAAGTCATCGGTGATCAGGTGACCGTCGAGGAGGGCAAAGCGTACATCCGCGACTCGGACTACGACCGGATCGTCCTCGAAGAGAGGCTGATCGGCGAGGAGTTCACCGTCCAGGCGTTCGTCGCCAACGGCGGCCTCGAGACCGCGCCGGCGGTCCAGGACCACAAGCGCGCCTACGAGGGCGACGAGGGACCCAACACCGGCGGGATGGGATCCTACACCGACGCGACGTTCGAACTGCCGTTCATGACCGAGAGCGATTACGACGAGGCCGTCGAAATCATCGAGGCGACGGTCGACGCTCTCGAGGACTACCGGGGCATCCTCTACGGCCAGTTCATGCTGACCGCCGAGGGGCCGAAAGTCATCGAGTTCAACGCCCGCTTCGGCGATCCGGAGGCGATGAACACGCTGCCGGTCCTCGAGACCGACTTCCTCGACGTGCTCGTGGCCGCTCGAGACGGCCAGCAACCGCCGGCACTCGAGTTCGCCGAGCAGGCCACGGTCTGTAAGTACGCGGTTCCGGAGGGCTACCCCACGGATCCGTCCGCCGGAACCAAAGTCCAGGTCGACGAAGAGAGCGCCGGCGACGCCCTGCTGTACTACGCGAGCGTCGAAGAGCGAAGCTCTTCGGGCAATCAGAACTCGGAGAGTTCTGATGACGTGGACGAACGCGAGGACGGCATCTACACGACCACCTCGCGGTCGTTCGCGCTTGTCGGCGTCGCGGACTCGATCAGCGAGGCAGAAGAAATCGCGGAGGACGCACTCGCCGTCGCCGGCGAGGAAGGGCTCCACATGCGCCACGACATCGGTAAAGCCGATCTCGTCCAACAGCGGATCGATCACGTCGCGGAGCTTCGAAGCGAGTAG
- a CDS encoding Zn-dependent protease, giving the protein MSYPTQSELQFSDEELLDLAAAWVTLSVAFALLLEPIHRGGATTTAFVLSVGLSFVTVGVGFLCHELAHKVVAIRYGQVAEFRANYQMLFLAIMSALVGFLFAAPGAVYHAGRITERENAMIALAGPLTNHGLALLFFPLMVIPGIGIVGHMGVLINLFLAAFNMIPFGPLDGKSVWNWNKQVFAVVFLSGVALLAGFIFIFGLW; this is encoded by the coding sequence ATGAGTTATCCCACCCAATCGGAGCTACAGTTTAGCGACGAAGAACTGTTGGACCTCGCCGCCGCGTGGGTCACCTTGAGCGTCGCGTTCGCGTTGCTCTTGGAGCCGATCCACCGGGGAGGAGCGACGACAACCGCCTTCGTTTTGAGCGTCGGGTTGAGCTTCGTCACAGTCGGCGTCGGATTCCTGTGTCACGAACTCGCGCACAAGGTCGTCGCGATCCGGTACGGGCAGGTCGCCGAATTCCGGGCCAACTACCAGATGCTCTTTCTGGCGATCATGAGCGCGCTCGTCGGATTCCTCTTTGCCGCACCGGGTGCCGTCTACCACGCCGGCCGAATCACCGAACGCGAAAACGCGATGATCGCGCTCGCGGGACCGTTGACGAACCACGGCCTCGCGCTGTTGTTTTTCCCCTTGATGGTCATACCAGGGATCGGTATCGTCGGTCACATGGGCGTGCTCATCAACCTCTTTCTGGCCGCGTTCAACATGATCCCGTTCGGGCCGCTCGATGGCAAGTCCGTCTGGAACTGGAACAAACAGGTCTTCGCCGTCGTCTTTCTCTCAGGTGTCGCTCTGCTGGCCGGGTTTATCTTCATATTCGGACTCTGGTGA
- the purM gene encoding phosphoribosylformylglycinamidine cyclo-ligase — protein sequence MTDQTDDSESAADGRSEGLTYAETGVDIEASEDATAALLEAFGSDLTTEYAGLLDIGDRYLALATDGVGTKLLVAEALEDFSTIGIDCIAMNVNDLVAAGVSPTGFVDYLAIDEPDDEITNEIGEGLAVGLERADLTLLGGETAVMPDVVTGFDLAGTCVGLASKDAIFDGEAAVGDALVGFPSNGIHSNGLTLAREAVTQNHDYADTFPLDPEVTIGEELLRPTRIYTDLLEPMVDADVRAAAHVTGGGWTNLLRMGDNRYVIENPLPAQPIFEFVQTEGDVTDEEMHRTFNMGTGFVVAVPSERADSLVERTDGQIIGRVEEGDSVEIRGLSLS from the coding sequence ATGACCGACCAGACGGACGACTCGGAGTCCGCCGCCGACGGACGATCGGAGGGACTCACCTACGCCGAGACGGGCGTCGATATCGAGGCCAGCGAGGACGCGACCGCCGCGTTGCTCGAGGCCTTCGGAAGCGATCTGACGACTGAGTACGCCGGCCTCCTCGACATCGGCGATCGGTACCTCGCGCTGGCGACCGACGGCGTCGGCACGAAACTGCTCGTCGCCGAAGCGCTCGAGGACTTCTCGACGATCGGAATCGACTGCATCGCGATGAACGTTAACGACCTCGTCGCGGCCGGCGTCTCCCCGACCGGGTTCGTCGACTACCTCGCGATCGACGAACCGGACGACGAGATCACAAACGAGATCGGCGAGGGACTCGCAGTCGGCCTCGAGCGGGCCGATCTCACCCTCCTGGGGGGCGAGACCGCCGTCATGCCCGACGTCGTCACCGGATTCGACCTTGCTGGAACCTGCGTCGGACTCGCGTCGAAGGATGCGATTTTCGACGGCGAGGCTGCCGTCGGCGACGCACTCGTCGGCTTTCCCTCGAACGGAATTCACTCGAACGGCCTCACGCTCGCACGCGAGGCCGTCACGCAAAATCACGACTACGCGGACACCTTCCCGCTCGATCCCGAGGTAACGATCGGCGAGGAACTCCTTCGGCCGACACGCATCTATACGGACCTGCTCGAGCCGATGGTCGATGCCGACGTGCGCGCGGCGGCCCACGTGACGGGCGGCGGCTGGACGAACCTGCTGCGAATGGGCGACAACCGATACGTGATCGAGAATCCACTTCCCGCACAGCCGATCTTCGAGTTCGTCCAGACCGAAGGCGACGTGACCGACGAGGAGATGCACCGGACGTTCAACATGGGCACCGGATTCGTCGTCGCCGTCCCGTCCGAGCGAGCAGATTCGCTCGTCGAGCGGACGGACGGCCAGATCATCGGGCGAGTCGAAGAAGGCGATAGCGTCGAGATCCGCGGGCTGTCGCTCTCCTGA
- a CDS encoding acyl-CoA thioesterase — protein sequence MTDLLETVVENREMVQPHHANALDVTHGGNVMKWMDEVGAMAAMRFAGEACVTARVDQMNFERPIPVGDTAFITAYVYDVGDSSVKVRIVTEREDLQTHEREQTTESYFVYVAIDENEQPTTVPELTVTTAEGERLRREARAGENGH from the coding sequence ATGACTGATCTCCTCGAGACCGTGGTCGAAAACCGGGAAATGGTCCAGCCCCACCACGCGAACGCGCTCGATGTGACCCACGGCGGCAACGTGATGAAGTGGATGGACGAGGTTGGCGCGATGGCCGCGATGCGCTTTGCCGGCGAGGCCTGTGTCACCGCTCGCGTCGATCAGATGAATTTCGAACGGCCGATTCCCGTCGGCGATACGGCGTTTATCACCGCGTACGTCTACGACGTCGGCGACTCGAGCGTAAAGGTTCGGATCGTCACCGAGCGCGAGGATCTGCAGACACACGAACGAGAACAGACGACGGAATCGTATTTCGTCTACGTGGCGATAGACGAAAACGAGCAGCCGACGACCGTCCCTGAACTAACCGTCACAACAGCGGAGGGCGAACGCCTTCGGCGCGAAGCGCGTGCGGGCGAAAACGGACACTAA
- a CDS encoding MOSC domain-containing protein, whose translation MAHLEQIFIYPVKSLDGTAVEATTIRENGGLEWDRRYAIVDEDGNYVNGKGERQVHRLRAEYDLERKTITVWKQGTDDRFSFHLDVDRDDFGSWLTCFFGYDVEVVRADEGGFPDDTDASGPTVISTGTLEAVASWFDGIDTAEMRRRLRPNLVVGGTEPFWEDRLYETPGSVVPFEIGSSTFVGVNPCQRCVVPTRDPDTGEPTDGFRKRFIERREETLPDWANSAWFDHYFRLMVNTSVPESVWGSRLATGDPITVGEPIPDPSATSASS comes from the coding sequence ATGGCTCACCTCGAGCAAATATTCATCTACCCCGTCAAATCACTGGATGGAACGGCGGTGGAAGCGACGACGATTCGCGAAAACGGCGGCCTCGAGTGGGACCGTCGATACGCGATCGTCGACGAAGACGGGAACTACGTCAACGGCAAGGGCGAGCGCCAGGTTCATCGATTGCGCGCGGAATACGACCTCGAGCGAAAGACGATCACCGTCTGGAAACAGGGCACCGACGACCGCTTTTCGTTTCACCTCGACGTCGACCGCGACGATTTCGGTTCCTGGCTCACCTGCTTTTTCGGGTACGATGTCGAGGTCGTCCGAGCCGACGAGGGCGGGTTTCCCGACGACACCGACGCGTCGGGACCGACCGTCATCAGTACCGGAACGCTCGAGGCCGTCGCGTCGTGGTTCGACGGTATCGACACCGCGGAGATGCGACGGCGACTGCGCCCGAACCTCGTCGTCGGCGGGACCGAGCCGTTCTGGGAGGATCGGCTCTACGAGACGCCCGGATCGGTCGTCCCGTTCGAGATCGGCTCGAGTACGTTCGTCGGTGTCAACCCGTGTCAACGATGCGTCGTTCCGACGCGGGATCCTGATACGGGAGAGCCAACGGACGGGTTCCGGAAACGGTTCATCGAACGGCGCGAGGAGACGCTTCCCGATTGGGCAAATTCTGCGTGGTTCGACCACTACTTCCGTCTGATGGTCAACACGAGCGTTCCGGAATCGGTCTGGGGGAGTCGTCTCGCGACCGGGGACCCGATAACGGTGGGTGAGCCGATACCGGATCCGTCCGCGACGTCTGCCTCTTCGTGA
- a CDS encoding DUF502 domain-containing protein: MSRWKRDFASGLIVLGPILATVFICYVLYSFIANLLPGVVITAEFLEAFFPAIGDPARQELARFLRAVVFLALLIAMMIVVGPLVRTKLGAVFEDLIDYGANRVPGLRLVYNASKTATETTFGENDALQTPVKVQTWDGVRMTAFKTGRPTESGDVLLFVPTSPNIASGFVVEVSPDQITTLDETVEEALTRVVSAGFGDADRADTKLQEGTEITVVDEMTIGRDDE; this comes from the coding sequence ATGAGTCGGTGGAAACGCGACTTCGCGAGTGGACTCATCGTCCTCGGTCCGATTCTCGCAACCGTGTTCATCTGTTATGTTCTGTATTCGTTCATCGCGAATCTCTTGCCCGGCGTGGTGATTACCGCGGAGTTCCTCGAGGCGTTCTTTCCGGCTATCGGGGACCCAGCCCGCCAAGAACTCGCGCGCTTTCTCCGAGCCGTGGTCTTTCTCGCGCTCTTGATCGCCATGATGATCGTCGTCGGCCCGCTGGTACGAACGAAACTCGGGGCGGTGTTCGAGGATCTCATCGATTACGGAGCCAATCGGGTTCCGGGCTTGCGTCTGGTCTACAACGCGTCGAAAACCGCGACGGAAACGACCTTCGGCGAGAACGACGCGTTACAGACACCGGTCAAAGTCCAGACCTGGGACGGGGTTCGAATGACCGCGTTCAAGACGGGACGGCCCACCGAGAGCGGGGACGTATTGCTTTTCGTACCGACATCACCCAATATTGCAAGCGGGTTCGTCGTCGAGGTCAGCCCCGACCAGATAACGACGCTCGATGAAACGGTTGAAGAGGCCCTCACTCGAGTCGTCAGCGCCGGATTCGGCGATGCCGACAGAGCCGATACGAAGCTCCAAGAGGGGACGGAGATTACGGTCGTCGACGAGATGACGATCGGGCGGGACGACGAGTGA
- a CDS encoding HAD-IIA family hydrolase yields the protein MTAFEAAILDVDGTIVRGEQLIPGAIDGLRALEAAGMDRVLFSNNPTRGATHYETKLERHGIDIPPEAVLTSAVVSAEFLRSNHPDDPVFLVGDERLKSLLEEYELEITQNPDESGVVLGSFDREFSYGTIWESLRALKGSTPFYGTDPDATIPTDEGEIPGSGSILAAMEAVAGRKPDAILGKPSETAVEAAMGRLEAPPERTLVVGDRLDTDIALGKRAGMETAVVLTGVTRRSDIESASIEPEYVLESIGALEELLAE from the coding sequence ATGACCGCATTCGAGGCTGCGATCCTCGACGTCGACGGAACGATCGTCCGGGGCGAACAGCTGATTCCCGGTGCCATCGACGGCCTCCGCGCGCTCGAGGCGGCCGGGATGGACAGAGTGCTTTTTTCGAACAATCCGACTCGCGGGGCGACACACTACGAGACGAAACTCGAGCGACACGGGATCGATATTCCGCCCGAGGCCGTCCTCACGTCCGCCGTCGTCTCCGCCGAGTTCCTCCGGTCGAACCACCCGGACGACCCCGTTTTTCTGGTCGGGGACGAACGGTTGAAATCCCTTCTCGAGGAGTACGAGCTAGAGATCACGCAGAATCCCGACGAGAGCGGCGTCGTCCTCGGCTCGTTCGACCGAGAGTTCTCCTACGGAACTATCTGGGAGTCGCTGCGGGCGCTCAAGGGGTCGACCCCGTTTTACGGCACCGATCCGGACGCGACCATTCCGACCGACGAGGGAGAAATTCCGGGCTCTGGGTCGATTCTCGCCGCAATGGAGGCGGTTGCGGGCCGTAAACCGGATGCGATTCTCGGGAAACCCTCGGAGACGGCGGTCGAGGCCGCGATGGGGAGGCTCGAGGCACCGCCCGAACGGACCCTCGTCGTGGGCGACCGACTCGATACCGACATCGCTCTCGGAAAACGGGCCGGAATGGAAACCGCCGTCGTGCTCACCGGAGTCACCCGACGATCAGATATCGAGTCTGCATCTATCGAACCGGAGTACGTCCTCGAGTCGATCGGAGCGCTCGAGGAATTGCTCGCCGAGTAA
- a CDS encoding aldehyde dehydrogenase family protein: MATRTAQRTERIYVDGEWLETGETISVSDLADGGTFAKVAAAGPANARNALAAAHEIKPTMRQTTVVERAEWCETIAEGLREREEELAEIIVREAGKPISSARGEVCSAAERFDRAAEEARNIVSKGEFREGSTEGHEGWQAIVKHEPIGSVLCITPYNYPLATTALQVAPALAAGNSVLLKPASKTPISAAILAEVIADVDGIPDGAFNFVPGEASVIGDILTGDDRINAIAMTGSSGAGKHVANESGMVNLHMELGGNAPAIVFDDADLEEVAGACTSGSLKYAGQRCSAVSRVLVEESVHDDLVERIDYNMSTWQAGDLFDEDTAFGPLISEDQAEWVEELVEDAVEKGADLVRGGSRQAPDGVPDELGSQFFEPTLLANVPHDARLIDEEQFGPIAVVTTFEDREEALEIANGSDLALDAAVFTTDYNRAMDVAERVDAGGVRINGAPSHGLGDIPFGGNKDSGIGREGLDASIHEMMRKKSIVL, translated from the coding sequence ATGGCAACGAGGACAGCACAGCGGACGGAGCGGATCTACGTCGACGGCGAGTGGCTCGAGACCGGAGAGACGATCTCGGTCTCGGATCTCGCCGACGGCGGGACGTTCGCGAAAGTCGCCGCCGCAGGGCCAGCGAACGCACGAAACGCGCTCGCGGCCGCACACGAGATTAAACCGACGATGCGACAGACGACCGTCGTCGAGCGCGCCGAGTGGTGTGAGACGATCGCAGAGGGGCTGCGCGAGCGCGAGGAGGAACTGGCCGAAATCATCGTGCGCGAGGCGGGTAAGCCGATCTCCTCGGCGCGGGGCGAAGTCTGCTCGGCCGCAGAGCGCTTCGACCGGGCCGCAGAGGAAGCACGCAACATCGTGAGCAAAGGAGAGTTCCGCGAGGGCTCGACCGAGGGACACGAGGGCTGGCAGGCGATCGTCAAACACGAACCGATCGGCTCGGTGCTGTGTATTACGCCATACAACTATCCCCTCGCGACGACCGCGCTGCAGGTCGCTCCGGCGCTGGCGGCGGGCAACAGCGTGTTACTCAAACCCGCGAGCAAGACGCCGATTTCGGCCGCGATTCTCGCGGAGGTCATCGCCGACGTCGACGGCATTCCGGACGGCGCGTTCAACTTCGTCCCCGGCGAGGCGAGCGTCATCGGCGACATCCTCACGGGCGACGACCGGATCAACGCGATCGCGATGACCGGTTCGTCGGGCGCGGGCAAACACGTCGCGAACGAAAGCGGCATGGTCAACCTCCACATGGAACTCGGCGGGAACGCCCCCGCCATCGTCTTTGACGACGCCGACCTCGAGGAGGTCGCCGGCGCCTGTACGTCGGGCTCGCTCAAGTACGCCGGACAGCGCTGTTCGGCCGTCTCCCGCGTCCTCGTCGAGGAATCGGTCCACGACGACCTCGTCGAGCGGATCGACTACAACATGAGCACGTGGCAGGCCGGCGACCTCTTCGATGAAGACACCGCCTTCGGACCGCTGATCTCCGAAGATCAGGCCGAGTGGGTCGAGGAACTCGTCGAGGACGCCGTCGAGAAGGGCGCGGACCTGGTCCGGGGCGGCAGCCGACAGGCACCCGACGGCGTTCCGGACGAACTCGGCAGCCAGTTCTTCGAGCCGACGCTGCTGGCGAACGTCCCCCACGACGCCCGCCTCATCGACGAGGAGCAGTTCGGTCCGATCGCCGTCGTGACCACCTTCGAGGACCGCGAGGAGGCCCTCGAGATCGCGAACGGCTCCGATCTCGCGCTCGACGCCGCCGTGTTCACGACCGATTACAACCGCGCGATGGACGTCGCAGAGCGGGTCGACGCCGGCGGCGTTCGAATCAACGGCGCACCGAGCCACGGACTGGGCGATATCCCCTTCGGCGGCAACAAGGACTCGGGCATCGGCCGCGAAGGCCTCGACGCCTCGATCCACGAGATGATGCGCAAGAAGAGCATCGTGCTCTAA
- a CDS encoding macro domain-containing protein translates to MEFDIVQGDIARQSADALVNAAGTSLEMGSGVAGALRRRGGEQVNQDAKENGPVDLGCESLVIPALGCGVAGFDLAEGARIIGEALASYRPETLEDIRFIAYSDEEYDTIRAALEGVSNEDVPETESHAESEADR, encoded by the coding sequence ATGGAATTCGACATCGTTCAGGGAGACATCGCGAGACAGTCCGCCGACGCGCTGGTCAACGCCGCGGGAACGAGCCTCGAGATGGGCTCCGGCGTCGCCGGCGCGTTACGCCGACGTGGCGGCGAGCAAGTCAATCAGGATGCGAAAGAAAACGGTCCCGTCGATCTCGGCTGCGAATCGCTCGTGATCCCCGCCCTCGGCTGTGGAGTCGCCGGATTCGATCTTGCAGAGGGTGCGAGGATAATCGGAGAAGCACTGGCGAGTTACCGGCCGGAAACGCTCGAGGATATCCGATTCATCGCGTACAGCGACGAGGAGTACGATACGATCAGGGCCGCCCTCGAGGGCGTTTCGAACGAGGACGTTCCAGAGACCGAATCGCACGCCGAAAGCGAAGCGGATCGATAG
- a CDS encoding TraB/GumN family protein, whose product MSDAGDVDVPEPSDPPDRESGSVQVLGTAHVSQASVDEVTETVREESPDMVAVELDEGRYRQMQGGTPDDIQAEDLLSGNTVFQFLAYWMLSYVQSRLGDQFDIEPGADMRAAIESAEKNGHGVALVDRDIQITIQRFWARLSFVEKLKMVGGLALGVTDPRTIGITFGAVVGACFGFVFAAIVAPFVGLGDLMLFGVTGQVGLQYAGAVSGGTIVGGLVGLICLPSLDNAGDATGGFLNGFSVRVIAGIVLGLLTGVALVVTETFVGPVSASALENVGTYSIRGLVGVLAGLGIGAIVGGLCGIALDVLTTDVDDVDEIDIEEMTDGDVVAAMMEEFRRFSPGGAEALIDERDAYIAHNLHALSQKGYDVLAVVGAGHKAGIERYLEDPESLPPLESISETDSGRRFSVVKVFGYLVMAVFVGFFLLLIMAGVQDAFLFRLFAAWFLFNGFFAFTLARLGGARWASAGIGGAVAWLTSINPLLAPGWFAGYVELKYRPVNVRDIQVLNEIIGDTERPLGEAVEDMFDVPLFRLIMIVALTNIGSLIATVLFPFVVLPYLAPDIGGVDALFAELLRGAENSLELIRGYFS is encoded by the coding sequence ATGAGCGATGCAGGTGATGTCGACGTTCCCGAACCCTCCGACCCGCCGGACCGCGAGAGCGGGTCCGTGCAGGTTCTCGGGACGGCTCACGTTTCTCAGGCGAGCGTCGATGAAGTGACGGAGACAGTACGTGAGGAGTCTCCTGATATGGTTGCCGTCGAACTCGACGAAGGACGATACCGCCAGATGCAAGGCGGAACGCCGGACGACATTCAGGCAGAAGACCTCCTCTCCGGAAACACCGTCTTTCAGTTTCTCGCCTACTGGATGCTGTCGTACGTCCAGTCGCGTCTCGGAGACCAGTTCGATATCGAACCCGGTGCGGACATGCGAGCAGCGATCGAATCGGCCGAAAAAAACGGTCACGGAGTCGCGCTCGTCGACCGGGACATCCAGATAACGATTCAACGGTTCTGGGCCCGACTATCGTTCGTAGAGAAACTTAAGATGGTCGGCGGGTTAGCACTCGGCGTAACCGACCCCCGAACCATCGGGATCACGTTCGGCGCCGTCGTCGGCGCGTGTTTCGGATTCGTCTTCGCGGCGATTGTGGCACCCTTCGTGGGCCTTGGCGACCTCATGTTGTTCGGCGTTACCGGGCAAGTTGGGCTGCAGTACGCCGGCGCAGTCAGCGGCGGGACCATCGTCGGCGGATTGGTCGGACTGATCTGTCTCCCCTCGCTGGACAACGCGGGGGATGCGACGGGGGGATTCCTCAACGGGTTTTCCGTTCGCGTCATCGCCGGTATCGTACTCGGACTCCTCACGGGTGTCGCCCTCGTTGTAACCGAGACGTTCGTCGGACCGGTCTCCGCGAGCGCACTCGAGAACGTCGGCACGTATTCGATCCGCGGACTCGTCGGCGTCCTGGCCGGACTCGGAATCGGAGCAATCGTTGGCGGGCTCTGTGGAATCGCCCTCGACGTACTGACGACCGATGTCGACGACGTGGACGAAATCGATATCGAAGAGATGACCGACGGCGACGTCGTTGCCGCGATGATGGAGGAGTTCCGCCGGTTTAGTCCCGGCGGTGCAGAGGCGCTGATCGACGAACGCGACGCCTACATCGCACACAATCTCCACGCGCTCTCTCAAAAGGGATACGACGTCCTCGCCGTCGTCGGCGCGGGACACAAAGCGGGTATCGAGCGATATCTCGAGGATCCGGAGTCGCTGCCGCCGCTCGAGTCGATCAGCGAGACGGATTCTGGCCGCCGGTTTTCGGTCGTGAAGGTGTTCGGCTATCTCGTGATGGCAGTCTTCGTCGGCTTTTTCCTCCTGTTGATCATGGCCGGCGTTCAGGACGCCTTCTTGTTCCGACTGTTCGCGGCCTGGTTCCTCTTCAACGGGTTCTTCGCCTTCACCCTCGCTCGCCTCGGCGGAGCGCGCTGGGCGAGTGCAGGTATCGGCGGCGCGGTCGCCTGGCTCACCAGCATCAATCCGTTGCTCGCACCGGGATGGTTCGCCGGCTACGTCGAACTCAAATACCGCCCGGTCAACGTCCGCGACATTCAGGTGCTCAACGAGATCATCGGGGACACGGAGCGGCCGCTCGGCGAAGCCGTCGAAGACATGTTCGACGTACCGCTGTTTCGACTCATCATGATCGTTGCGCTGACGAACATCGGTAGTCTGATCGCGACGGTGCTGTTCCCGTTCGTCGTCCTTCCGTACCTCGCGCCGGATATCGGCGGCGTCGATGCACTCTTCGCCGAACTCCTCCGAGGTGCAGAGAACAGTCTGGAGCTAATTCGAGGGTATTTCTCGTGA